Proteins co-encoded in one Aminivibrio pyruvatiphilus genomic window:
- a CDS encoding DMT family transporter, whose protein sequence is MLNILRSYHPYAFTAIFCWSLAYVFTRLALGHFSPLSLGFLRCLIASCILGAAGFRTGMKLPRREDLKYFAAAGAAGFFLYLGAFNQGSLTVTSATSSIIISSAPVITALLAVLFQGERVGMLQWAAFAVEFGGILILSLMKGAFTVNRGILWLLMAALVLSVYNLLQKGLTKRYSGLQTATYSIMAGTAMLAVFAPQSFLELASAPPSQLFNLAMLSVFSSAIAYVAWSKAFEKAGNTSSVSNYMFVTPLLSSLLGFLLAGELPDTATLIGGAVILSGLALFNLGRRHHNGG, encoded by the coding sequence TTGCTGAACATTCTGCGAAGCTACCACCCCTACGCATTTACAGCCATTTTCTGCTGGTCCCTGGCCTATGTCTTCACCCGCCTGGCCCTGGGGCACTTTTCGCCCCTCTCCCTCGGTTTTCTGCGCTGCCTCATAGCCTCCTGCATCCTCGGCGCGGCGGGCTTCCGCACCGGAATGAAGCTCCCCCGGAGGGAAGACCTCAAGTACTTCGCAGCAGCCGGAGCCGCGGGTTTCTTTCTTTACCTGGGGGCCTTCAACCAGGGGTCGCTCACCGTCACCTCGGCCACCAGCAGTATTATCATTTCCTCCGCTCCGGTGATCACCGCACTCCTCGCCGTCCTGTTCCAGGGCGAAAGGGTGGGAATGCTCCAATGGGCAGCCTTTGCCGTGGAGTTCGGCGGCATCCTGATCCTTTCGCTCATGAAGGGTGCATTCACCGTAAACAGGGGGATCCTCTGGCTGCTCATGGCCGCGCTGGTCCTCAGCGTTTACAACCTCCTCCAGAAGGGGCTGACGAAAAGATACTCGGGGCTGCAGACCGCCACCTACAGCATCATGGCCGGAACCGCCATGCTCGCCGTCTTTGCGCCCCAATCCTTTCTGGAACTGGCATCAGCGCCTCCTTCCCAGCTCTTCAACCTCGCCATGCTCTCCGTCTTTTCCAGCGCCATCGCCTACGTCGCCTGGTCGAAAGCTTTCGAGAAGGCCGGAAACACATCCTCGGTGAGCAACTACATGTTCGTGACCCCTCTGCTCTCGAGTCTGCTGGGCTTTCTGCTCGCGGGCGAACTGCCCGATACGGCCACCCTGATCGGC